The proteins below come from a single Prochlorococcus marinus str. MIT 9215 genomic window:
- the eno gene encoding phosphopyruvate hydratase produces the protein MKETIDFLIDTIEARQVLDSRGNPTVEAEVFLECGASGIAIVPSGASTGAHEAHELRDGGSKYMGKGVLSAVNKIHETISPALCGLSALDQTAVDKLMTEIDGTLNKSNLGANSILAVSLATARASANALDIPLYRYLGDPLSNLLPVPLMNVINGGAHAPNSLDFQEFMLVPHGVNNFSESLRMGTEIFHSLKSLLDQKGLSTAVGDEGGFAPNLSSSEEAGDLLLEAIQKAGFKPGEQVSLALDAASTEFYNDGIYKYEGKSLNSSEMISYLSRLVSNYPIVSIEDGLAEDDWEGWSELNKELGDKVQLVGDDLFVTNTERLRKGIMEKSANSILIKVNQIGTLTETLEAIELAKMSGFTSVISHRSGETEDTTIADLSVATRSGQIKTGSLSRSERIAKYNRLLKIEEELGNQARFAGALGLGPKNI, from the coding sequence GTGAAAGAAACTATTGATTTTCTTATCGATACCATTGAAGCGAGACAAGTCCTCGATTCAAGAGGTAATCCAACTGTAGAGGCAGAAGTATTTTTGGAATGTGGTGCAAGTGGTATAGCAATTGTTCCCAGCGGAGCCAGCACTGGCGCTCATGAGGCACATGAATTAAGAGATGGTGGTTCAAAATATATGGGGAAAGGTGTTTTAAGTGCTGTTAATAAAATTCATGAAACAATATCCCCGGCTTTATGTGGTTTGTCAGCTTTAGATCAAACTGCAGTAGATAAATTAATGACTGAAATTGATGGAACTCTTAATAAGTCTAACCTTGGAGCAAATTCAATCCTAGCAGTAAGTCTTGCAACTGCTAGGGCATCAGCAAATGCTTTAGACATTCCTCTATATAGGTATCTTGGAGATCCATTATCCAACCTTCTTCCAGTCCCATTGATGAATGTAATAAATGGTGGTGCTCACGCCCCAAATAGTCTTGATTTTCAGGAATTTATGCTTGTCCCACATGGAGTTAATAATTTCAGCGAATCATTAAGAATGGGTACTGAAATTTTTCACTCATTAAAATCATTACTTGATCAAAAAGGTCTATCTACTGCCGTAGGCGATGAGGGTGGATTTGCACCTAATTTGTCATCAAGCGAAGAAGCCGGGGACTTATTATTAGAAGCAATTCAAAAAGCCGGATTTAAGCCCGGTGAGCAGGTGTCTTTAGCTTTAGATGCTGCTAGCACTGAATTTTATAATGATGGCATTTATAAATATGAAGGGAAAAGTTTAAATAGTTCTGAAATGATTTCATATCTTTCAAGATTAGTTTCTAATTATCCAATAGTTTCAATAGAGGATGGTTTAGCTGAGGATGATTGGGAGGGTTGGTCAGAATTAAATAAAGAATTAGGAGATAAAGTTCAGCTTGTAGGTGATGATTTATTCGTTACTAATACAGAAAGGTTAAGAAAAGGTATTATGGAAAAATCTGCCAATTCAATCCTAATCAAGGTAAATCAAATTGGCACATTAACAGAAACTTTGGAAGCTATTGAGTTAGCTAAAATGTCTGGGTTCACAAGTGTTATTAGTCATAGAAGTGGTGAGACTGAAGATACCACAATTGCAGATTTATCTGTTGCTACAAGATCGGGTCAGATAAAGACAGGCTCTTTGAGCAGAAGTGAAAGGATTGCAAAATACAATAGGCTTTTAAAAATTGAAGAGGAATTGGGAAATCAAGCAAGATTCGCTGGAGCTTTAGGTTTAGGTCCCAAAAATATATAG
- a CDS encoding ABC1 kinase family protein — protein MSYHILHYRFKKMRRASLIWITLILLLINLWIDNIRFTIFQTKDNEKSRIQLQRARWFTNQLIKLGSAFIKIGQLLSARPDLIPNTWIQELSKLQDQVPNFPFEQVEETIRDELGSKFNEIDQIILDPIGSASLAQVHRATLKDGKKVVFKVQRPNLKELFIIDLGIMQQIAGLLQKNKNWSRGRNWVEIAKECRKVLMKELDFNSEAQYAARFRQQFLDDHNVEVPEVIWDMSSEKVLCLSYLEGTKISDLEKLRAQEIDLFKIAEIGAISYLKQLVNYGFFHADPHPGNLAVSNEGKLIFYDFGMMGNISNNLQSRLGGMVKAAALRDASSLVSQLQQAGLISKDIDVGPVRRLVRLMLKEALTPPFSPNIIEKLSGDLYELVYETPFQLPVDLIFVMRALSTFEGVGRMLDPGFNLVSVTKPYLIELMTSNNQTPNDLINQFGRQVGELGSKAVGIPKRIDESLERLEQGDLQLQIRMGESDRQFKKMFTAQKTLGHSILIGSLSIASALLVTNNQNNFALLPLFFAVPISIDWIKCQLSMRKGSRLEKLKR, from the coding sequence ATGAGTTATCACATTCTTCATTATCGTTTTAAAAAGATGAGGAGGGCATCTCTTATTTGGATAACTCTGATTTTGCTTCTAATAAATTTATGGATAGATAATATTAGATTTACAATTTTCCAAACTAAGGATAATGAAAAAAGTAGGATCCAACTTCAAAGAGCTAGGTGGTTTACTAATCAATTAATAAAACTTGGTTCAGCATTTATTAAAATTGGACAATTATTATCAGCGAGACCTGATTTAATTCCTAATACTTGGATACAGGAATTGTCTAAATTGCAGGATCAAGTTCCTAATTTTCCATTTGAGCAAGTTGAAGAAACTATAAGAGATGAATTAGGGTCTAAGTTTAATGAAATAGATCAAATAATATTAGATCCGATTGGATCAGCATCACTAGCTCAGGTTCATAGGGCGACTCTAAAAGATGGTAAGAAAGTAGTATTTAAAGTTCAAAGACCCAATTTAAAGGAATTGTTTATTATCGATTTGGGCATAATGCAGCAAATAGCAGGATTGTTACAGAAAAATAAGAATTGGAGTCGAGGTAGAAACTGGGTTGAGATTGCTAAAGAGTGTAGAAAAGTTCTTATGAAAGAGCTTGATTTTAATAGTGAAGCTCAATATGCAGCAAGATTTAGACAGCAATTTCTTGACGATCATAATGTTGAAGTTCCTGAAGTAATTTGGGATATGAGCAGTGAAAAAGTACTTTGTTTAAGTTATCTAGAAGGAACAAAAATAAGCGATTTAGAAAAATTACGAGCACAAGAAATTGATTTATTTAAAATTGCTGAAATAGGTGCAATAAGCTATTTAAAACAATTAGTAAATTACGGTTTTTTTCATGCAGACCCTCATCCAGGGAATCTAGCAGTTTCCAATGAAGGTAAATTAATTTTTTATGATTTTGGAATGATGGGCAATATCTCAAATAATCTTCAATCAAGATTGGGGGGGATGGTTAAGGCTGCTGCTCTTAGAGACGCCTCATCACTTGTTAGTCAATTACAACAAGCTGGGCTTATTTCAAAAGATATTGATGTAGGACCAGTGAGGAGATTAGTCAGATTGATGCTTAAAGAAGCCTTAACACCACCATTTAGTCCAAATATTATTGAAAAATTATCTGGAGATTTATACGAACTTGTTTATGAAACACCATTTCAACTACCAGTAGATTTAATCTTTGTGATGAGAGCTTTATCAACTTTTGAAGGAGTTGGTAGAATGCTTGACCCAGGGTTTAACCTTGTATCAGTTACCAAGCCTTATTTAATAGAACTTATGACCTCAAATAATCAAACTCCCAACGATTTAATTAACCAATTTGGAAGGCAAGTAGGTGAACTAGGATCGAAAGCCGTTGGAATTCCTAAAAGAATAGATGAAAGTTTAGAAAGATTAGAGCAGGGCGATTTACAATTACAAATAAGAATGGGAGAGTCTGATAGGCAATTCAAAAAAATGTTTACTGCTCAAAAAACTTTAGGCCATTCAATTCTGATAGGAAGCTTATCAATTGCATCTGCTTTACTTGTAACCAATAACCAAAATAATTTTGCATTATTGCCGCTTTTTTTTGCAGTACCAATAAGTATTGATTGGATAAAATGCCAATTAAGTATGAGAAAAGGCTCACGTTTAGAGAAACTTAAGCGCTAA